GACGTACATATAAAGGAACAGCGAGGTGTCCGGTAGCAGGGTCGAGACGCTGTCCAGCCGCCCGAGCGCCAGCAGCGCCTGATCGAACTTGCTGCGCAGCTCCGCCGTCCACTCGATGGCTGGACGTGGCGGCAGCGGCGCGGGCACGAAGGCCTGGGCCTTCTCACCCACCGTCGATATGGTCACGTATCTGCCTTGGAGTTCTCGCTTCATCCTGCCCGCCTCGAACCTAAAATAAGGTTCGTCTTTATTTTATTTTCATTGCACATCCTAAAATAAAGAATCGGGAAGGAAAGATCAAGCGGATTTCCTGAACGGCCACTTCGATTTCCTCAGACGAGCGTTCGACGCTGCAACACATCTGCTAAGCGGAAAAAAATTACAACCACGGCTCCGATTTTTCGATTGCCGGAAATCTCCTGCCATCAAAGGGTTTCTGGCCGTTGGCCGGAATGGGCATTCTCCGGGGGTGGGAAGTACAGTTTCAACCCCATTTCCTTTTCGGGGTCACTTTCGGACCTGCGTTTTCTCTGTCCCACCGAAAAATCCTCGAACTCGTCTTGAACCACTCTTGAAGCTCAACCCATTGAAAAATCTGGGTTTCGATGCGAGGCGGCTTTGGCGGAAGGTCGGAAACGCGGGAAATCCGGGTGAATAATTTTTGCGGATTTGAGGTGAGTCCGATTTGCGTTAGCTCTCAGACCGGCAAAATCGGAGGGAACGACGACCTACCACAAAACAGTCTCAAAGCCCGCGTTCCTCGTAACTCCTTGATAATAAACTCCGAAGTCATCTCGCACAACCATTTCCCGACAATCCGACCAGAGAAACGATTTTCTCCCCTGATTTCCCTGCACCGGACGAGGGTGGCGGGTTGCAGTAAAAACGGATACCTGGGGCTTTTCATCAACAACTTCGAATCCGGTTTTCGGACGCCGGTTCAGTTCCCAAAACGGGAATCGAATTGATCCTGACATCATCCCTTCGGCGGACACGGATCGTTCCCGTGGCTGTCCTTGTTCTGGATCTTCCCGTCCTTGCCGTGGATGTAGAACTCGGTGCCTTGGTTCTGGCTGATCTTACGCCCGGCATCGACGGCATCCTGCTTCTTGTCGAAGTGGCCGCTGCTGCGGGTCGCGCCGTCTTTCTTGACGTCCCAGCCGCCGTCGGCGTTGGGTACGACATGATGTGATCCTGGTTTCTTTGGCATGGTCGCCTCATATTTCATGGTTTCTGTTGATATGAGTTGCACCAACCGTTCTCCGCTACGATTGCATCAGCATCCGCTCCTCAGCATGGTCAACGCGCCACTCCTTGCTTCGGTCATCGGTCAGGATCACGGTGAAAACGGACCTACCAATCGAAGCAGAACGGCCGTCTTCAGAATAGTCATCAATCCCGAAGTGGGCAGAGAGAGACGCCGTAACCACAGCGCCAGGTGGTGCCAGTTGCCCGGCGTTTCGGAGGAGTGTTCTCTGACACATACTGGCAAGAGTCCGGTTCCTCTCAATGTCGAATTCCGATGGTTCGATTCGCAGTTCCAGGAGGTCAATTGCCACCGTCAGCAACTGGTGCTGATACGCCAGCCAGGCATAATGCTGGGCCGAACAGGCAAACATATGAGCGATGCCGCTGGCGAAGCTCTTGATATGCTTGCGGCCCAATTTTTTCTGCTCGAATGGTGTATCTGCCGTTACCATTGATCAATCCTCGCGCTTTGACTCAACCAGACAGGTTCACTCCGGCTGCCAGGCGCAATCTGCCCAGTGCGCTTCGTAGCGTTTCACAAAGTCTTTCATCTCCCGGATGTTGGCGGCAGGTTCGCGGCAAGCCCGGGCGCAGGTGGAAACAACATCCCGGTAGAACCGAACGGCCACGCCCGATGACGATGCAATAACAAAAGTCCCGATCAACCCGCTGCCGTCGTCACCGGATCGGGCCAACCCGGCCATCGCCCTTGAAGATTGGAGTCACATCCATCGGCCAGCAGGTCGCTGGATGTTGATTCTTGACTTTCGGCATGTTAGGCATAATATTATGCAAAGTCTTGCAAGAATTTCCTCGAGCGAGGCCGCGTGACGTCGGAACTTGTGGGGGTGGTATGACAGCGCGCCAGCAGGCGATCTTCACACTCGACGAGTTGGCTGCCTACTTGAAAGTCGGCAAGCGGACGCTTTACCGGCTCGCCTCGCACGGGGAGATTCCGGCCTTCAAGGTCGGCGGGACGTGGCGGTTTCGTCAAAGTGAAATCGATCGATGGATCAATGATCAGATCCAAGCAGGCAGAAAGAAGGAGGTGATACGCACAGATGAGCAGCCAAAGTCAGTGGAACACTCCGTGTCGTCTGGGCGCGCTGTCCGTCGCCGCAGGCAAACGGAGTGAGCGAGAGTCTTCAATTTTTCTTCTGGAGGTGTGACATGGACATTGATTTCAAGAAATTGGCTCCCTGGAACTGGTTCAAGAAGGAGCAGGAAGAACAACAGAGCACTGCCTCGCTGCCGGTGCAGCGCAATGACCTGCCGGTGGCGGGTGGGCCCGTCAGTCCCATCCTGCAATTGCATCGCGAGATCGACCGCCTCTTTGACGATGCATTTCGAGGCTTCGGCTTTCCGGCGCTGGCCATGCCGCGATGGCCGTCGGACTGGCCGGGCCTGCTGAAGCCGGCACTTGACATCCAGGAAACCGACAAGCTGTATAAGATTTCTTTGGAGGTTCCCGGCGTCGAGGAAAAGGACATCCAGATCACGCTCGACAACGACGTGCTGCTGGTGCGCGGTGAAAAGCGTCAGGAGCAGGAAACGAAAGACGGCGGTTTCCACCGGGTGGAGCGCTCCTACGGCAGCTTTCAGCGCGCTCTGAACCTGCCGGCCGATGCCAACCAGGACACGATCAAGGCCGCTTTCAAGAACGGCGTGCTCACGATCACGATGGAAAAGCGCGAGGCCAGTGCGCCCAAGCAGGGCCGCTCGATCCCGATCAACGGCTGACGCTGGTCGGCTCGCTTTTCTCAAAACCACAAAAGGATGAGCCGCCGTGATCGGCGGCGTCTCATCAAATCAATCTTTACAGGAGCATCAGCATGGCCAGAAAACAATGCCAGGTCTGCGGCCAGCCCGCCACGGTGCGGGTGGAAGCCAATCTCAATGGTCGCCACAGCACCATGCTGTTGTGTGACGATCACTATCGCCAACTGGTGCGCCAGCAAAAGCGCACCGTCTCACCGCTGGAAGCCTTGTTCGGCTCGCGCAGCGGGCTGTTCGAAGACTTCCTTGGCAGCGACTTCTTCCGCATCGGTGACGACGCACCGTCCATGGCGGCCGATACCGACGAGGTCGTCGATGCCTCGTTCGGCGAACCCGCCCCGGCCGGTACGGGCACCGCGCGCCGTCGCGGCAGTGGGCTCGCCAGCCGTATCAGCGAACAGTCCGAGGCCCTGTTGCAGGAAGCCGCCCGACACGCTGCAGAGTTCGGGCGCGCCGAAGTCGATACCGAACACCTGCTGCTGGCGCTATCCGACAGCGACGTGGTCAAGACCATCCTGGGGCAGTTCAAGATCAAGGTCGATGACCTCAAGCGACAGATCGAATCCGAAGCCAAGCGCGGCGAGAAGCCGTTCGAGGGCGAAATCGGCGTGTCGCCCCGGGTCAAGGACGCGCTCAGCCGCGCTTTCGTGGCATCCAACGAACTCAGCCACTCCTATGTCGGCCCGGAGCATTTCCTGATCGGGCTGGCCGAGGAAGGCGAAGGCTTGGCAGCCAACCTGCTGCGCCGTTACGGCCTCACGCCGCAAGCGCTGCGCCAGCAGGTGAGCAAGGTGGTCGGCAAGGGGGCCGAGGATGGCCGCGCCGAGACGCCGACCAACACGCCCGAGCTGGATAAATACTCGCGCGACCTCACCAAGATGGCGCGCGAGGGCAAACTCGATCCGGTCATCGGCCGTGCGCAGGAGATCGAGACCACCATCGAGGTGCTGGCCCGGCGCAAGAAAAACAACCCGGTGTTGATCGGTGAGCCCGGCGTCGGCAAGACCGCCATTGTCGAAGGACTGGCGCAGCGGATGGTCGCCGGCGAAGTGCCCGAGACGCTGCGCGACAAGCGTCTGGTCGAACTCAACATCAACGCCATGGTGGCAGGCGCCAAGTACCGCGGCGAGTTCGAGGAGCGCGTGCAGAAGGTGCTCAAGGAAGTGACCGAGCACCAGGGCGAGCTGATTCTCTTCATCGACGAGGTGCACGCCATCGTCGGTGCAGGCCAGGGTGGCGGCGAAGGCGGGCTGGACGTGGCCAACGTGTTTAAGCCGATGATGGCGCGCGGCGAACTGAACCTGATCGGCGCCACCACGCTCAACGAGTATCAGAAGTACATCGAAAAGGATGCCGCGCTGGAGCGCCGCTTCCAGCCGGTGATGGTGCCCGAGCCGACGGTAGCGCAGACCATGATGATCCTGCGCGGCCTGCGCGACACCTTCGAGGCGCACCACAAGGTCAGCATCACCGAGGATGCGATCATCGCCGCCGCCGAGTTGTCGGACCGCTACATCACCGCGCGCTTTTTGCCTGACAAGGCCATCGACCTGCTCGACCAGGCGGCCGCACGCGTGAAGCTGTCGGCCACGGCCCGCCCGGTGGCGGTGCAAGAGCTGGAGTCCGAACTGCACCAGCTGCGGCGTGAGCAGGACTATGTGGCCTCGCGCAAGCAGTACGACAAGGCCGCCGAGCTGGGCAAGCGCATCGAGGCCAAGGAGACTGAACTCAAGAAGCTCGTCGAGGAATGGGAACGCGAGCGCGCCTCGGGCAGCGCCGAAGTCAAGGCCGAGCATGTCGCGCAGATCGTCTCGCGCCTGACCGGCATTCCGGTCAACGAGCTGACGGTGGAAGAACGCGAGAAGCTGCTGCATCTGGAACAGCGGCTGCATGAGCGCCTGGTAGGACAGGACGAAGCAGTACGTGCCGTGGCCGATGCCGTGCGGTTGTCGCGGGCGGGGCTGCGCGAGGGCAGCAAGCCGGTTGCTACTTTCCTGTTCCTCGGACCGACCGGCGTGGGCAAGACCGAACTCGCCAAGGCGCTGGCCGAGTCGATCTATGGCGATGAAGGTGCGCTGCTGCGCATCGACATGTCCGAGTACGGTGAACGCCATACCGTGGCACGCCTGGTGGGCGCGCCTCCGGGCTATGTGGGCTATGACGAGGGCGGCCAGCTCACCGAGAAAGTGCGGCGCAAACCCCACAGCGTGTTGCTGCTGGACGAGATCGAGAAGGCTCACCCCGACGTCTACAACATCCTGCTGCAGGTGTTCGACGACGGGCGGCTCACCGACGGCAAGGGCCGGGTGGTGGATTTCACCAATACCATCATCATCGCCACCTCGAACTTGGGCTCGGACATCATCCAGCGTCGGCTGAAGGCCCGTGGCGCCGCCGGCGAGGAATACGAGAAGACCAAGTCCGAGGTGATGGACGTGCTGCGCGGACACTTCCGCCCCGAGTTCCTCAACCGCATCGACGAGATCATCGTCTTCCATGCGCTGGGCAAGGAGGAGATCCGCCATATCGTCGGCCTGCAGCTCGATCGTGTGGCCCGCAACGCCGCCAGCCAGGGCGTGACGCTGACCTTCGATCAGACCTTGATCGATCACTTCGCGGAGGAAGGCTACAAGCCCGAGTTCGGCGCGCGTGAGCTCAAGCGGCTGATCCGCAGCGAGCTGGAGACGGCACTGGCGCGCGAGATGCTCGGTGGTGGCATCGGCAAGGGCGATCACGCCAACGCCCGCTGGGATGACAAGGCCGAACGGGTGGTCTTCGAGCGCCAGGAGCCGCCCGCGAAGCCGGTCGAGCCTGAAAAGCCCGATGCCGCGAACGTGGCCGAGGCACCGCCTAGCGACGAGAGCAAGCCTGCGCGCAAGAAGAAGCCGGCGGGCGGCGAATCTTGAGTCATGAGGAGGCTGTCGTGTCCGACCCCAACGGGCTGACATGGGCAGCCACCCTCGTGTCGCTGGCGGTCGCTATCCCCATAGCGGGGCACGCGGTCATCTACAAGCGTGACCCTCGATCGGCCACGCTGTGGGTACTGCTGATCGCCTTGTTGCCGCTGGGCGGTTCGCTGCTGTATGGGCTGTTCGGCATCAACCGTTACCAGCGGCGGGCGCGGCGGCTCTTCCCGGGGGCAGATCCTGCTGTTCGGCAGGACCTCTCGCCCACGATGCCCGAGCCCGTATCGCCGCCGCTTGCCGGCCTGGCGTACCTGGTGGGACGCGCCACCGGCCAGTCGCTGACCAGCGGCAACCGCATCGAGCCGCTCATCGATGGCGAGCAGGCCTACCCGGCCATGCTCGCCGCCATCGAATCGGCGCGGCACAGCGTCGCGCTGGCTTCGTACATCTTCGACGGCCAAGGCATCGGGGCGCAGTTCGTCGATGCGCTGCGCCGGGCTCATGAGCGCGGCGTGCAAGTGCGGGTGCTGATCGACGACGTCTATGCCCGCTGGAGGCCCCGCAGCGCCTACCGCGCCTTGCAACGCGCCGGCGTTCCGGCGGCGACGTTCAACCCGACGTTGATTCCCGCGCGCCTGCATGGCGCGCATCTGCGCAATCACCGCAAGCTGCTGGTGATCGATGGCGAGACGGGTTTCACCGGCGGCATGAACATCTTCAGCCCGTATTGGCGGCCCGATGCGCCGGAGCAGGCCTGTCACGATTTGCACTTTCGTCTGCGCGGGCCGGTGGTTGCGCATCTGATTCGGTGCTTCACCGACGATTGGTGCGATACCACGGGCGAGCGGCTCAACGAGGGTTTCTGGGGCGAACCGCCCGCAACGGCTGATGAGCAAGGAACCTCTTGGGCGCGCGGCATCGAGGCCGGTCCCGATGAGGCCCTGGACAGGATGCGCTGGACCTTCATGGGCGCTTTGAGCGCGGCGAAGCATTCGGTGCGCATCTGGACACCTTACTTCGTGCCCGATCAGCCGATGATCGCGGCGCTGAGCACGGCCGCGTTGCGCGGCGTGCGCGTCGAGGTGCTGACGCCTGCGAACGGAGACCATCCCACGGTGCAATGGGCGGCGCGCGCCCACTACTGGCAGGTGCTTGAGCACGGTGTGCGCATCTTCGAACGGCCGGGCCCGTTCGACCACAGCAAGCTGATGCTGATAGACGGCCAGTGGTGCTGCCTGGGTTCGGCCAATTGGGATGCACGCAGCCTGCGCCTGAACTTCGAGTTCAATGTGGAGGTGTACGACACCGCGTTGTCTACGCGGCTGTCATCCCTTTTTGATGCCGCCCGTGATGCGGCGGACGAGATATCGGCGATGGCGTTGCGCGCCCGCCCGCTGGCCATCCGCTTGCGCGACGGGGTGGCCCGTCTGTTCACTCCCATTCTCTAGCGACACGACTTGCGAGGAACATTGCCCATGGAAAAGAAAGATCAATGGAACATTGGCTACTGGATCGTCGCCGGCCTGTTGCTGCTGACGCTGCAGAACTACTGGCAGGCGGCCAAGACCGTCGAGCCCGTGCCCTACAGCGAATTCGAGAAGGCGCTGGCCGAGGGGCGCGTCGCCGAAGTGCTGGTGTCGGACCGCACGGTCACCGGGCGCCTGAAGTCGCCGGACAGCCGGGGCAAGACCACCATCGTGGCCACCCGCGTCGAACCCGACCTGGCCGAGCAGCTGTCGAAATACGATGTGTCCTACGCGCGAGTGGTGGAAAGCACCTGGCTGCGTGATGTGCTCTCCTGGATTCTGCCGGCCGTGGCCTTCTTCGGCGTCTGGTTCTTCCTGTTCCGCCGCTTCGCCGAGAAGCAGGGCATGGGTGGTTTCCTGAGCATCGGCAAGAGTCGCGCCAAGGTGTTCATGGAGAAGAACACCGGCGTCACCTTTGCCGATGTCGCGGGTGTCGATGAGGCCAAGGCCGAGCTGGTCGAAATCGTCGACTTCCTGAAGAACCCGCAGGATTACGGCCGCCTCGGCGCGCGCATCCCGAAAGGTGTGTTGCTGGTTGGCCCGCCCGGCACGGGCAAGACCCTGCTGGCCAAGGCCGTGGCGGGCGAGGCCGGGGTACCGTTCTTCTCTATCTCCGGCTCGGAGTTCGTCGAGATGTTTGTCGGCGTGGGCGCGGCGCGGGTGCGCGACCTGTTCGAGCAGGCGCGCGGGCAGGCGCCGGCCATCATCTTCATCGATGAACTCGACGCGCTGGGCCGTGCACGCGGCGTCGGCGGGCCCATCGGCGGCCACGACGAGCGTGAGCAGACGCTCAACCAGCTGCTCACCGAGATGGACGGCTTCGACAGCTCGGTGGGGCTGATCATCCTCGCCGCCACCAACCGCCCCGAAATCCTCGACCAGGCGCTGCTGCGCGCCGGCCGCTTCGACCGCCAGGTGCTGGTGGACCGGCCCGACAAGAAGGGACGGCTGGACATCCTGAAAGTCCACGTCAAGAAGGTGACGCTGGCTCAGGATATCGATCTCGAACAGGTGGCTGCGCTGACCACGGGCTTTTCGGGTGCAGACCTCGCGAACCTGGTCAACGAGGCCGCGCTGGCCGCGACCCGGCGCAAAGCGTCCGCCGTGGAGTTGCAGGATTTCACCGCCGCCATCGAGCGCATCGTGGCGGGCCTGGAGAAGAAGAACCGATTACTCAATCCCAAGGAGCGGGAAACCGTGGCCTATCACGAGATGGGCCATGCGCTGGTGGCGCTGGCGCTGCCCGGCACCGACCCCGTGCACAAGATCTCGATCATCCCGCGCGGCATCGGCGCGCTGGGCTACACCTTGCAGCGCCCCACCGAAGACCGCTTCCTGATGACGCGTACCGATCTCGAGCACAAGATCGCCGTACTGCTGGGCGGGCGTGCCGCCGAAAAGCTGGTGTTCGGCGAGTTGTCTACCGGGGCGGCGGACGATCTGGCGCGAGCCACCGACATCGCCCGCGACATGATCACC
This Desulfovibrio desulfuricans DNA region includes the following protein-coding sequences:
- the ftsH gene encoding ATP-dependent zinc metalloprotease FtsH — encoded protein: MEKKDQWNIGYWIVAGLLLLTLQNYWQAAKTVEPVPYSEFEKALAEGRVAEVLVSDRTVTGRLKSPDSRGKTTIVATRVEPDLAEQLSKYDVSYARVVESTWLRDVLSWILPAVAFFGVWFFLFRRFAEKQGMGGFLSIGKSRAKVFMEKNTGVTFADVAGVDEAKAELVEIVDFLKNPQDYGRLGARIPKGVLLVGPPGTGKTLLAKAVAGEAGVPFFSISGSEFVEMFVGVGAARVRDLFEQARGQAPAIIFIDELDALGRARGVGGPIGGHDEREQTLNQLLTEMDGFDSSVGLIILAATNRPEILDQALLRAGRFDRQVLVDRPDKKGRLDILKVHVKKVTLAQDIDLEQVAALTTGFSGADLANLVNEAALAATRRKASAVELQDFTAAIERIVAGLEKKNRLLNPKERETVAYHEMGHALVALALPGTDPVHKISIIPRGIGALGYTLQRPTEDRFLMTRTDLEHKIAVLLGGRAAEKLVFGELSTGAADDLARATDIARDMITRFGMDEGLGYIAFEAQRPRFLDTPELAHGGCRVAESTQARIDQAIRDIVMGVFERAYRILDTNRAVLERCARELLARETLDENDILQLTQGLVLDRNEK
- a CDS encoding Hsp20/alpha crystallin family protein, producing the protein MDIDFKKLAPWNWFKKEQEEQQSTASLPVQRNDLPVAGGPVSPILQLHREIDRLFDDAFRGFGFPALAMPRWPSDWPGLLKPALDIQETDKLYKISLEVPGVEEKDIQITLDNDVLLVRGEKRQEQETKDGGFHRVERSYGSFQRALNLPADANQDTIKAAFKNGVLTITMEKREASAPKQGRSIPING
- a CDS encoding DUF2188 domain-containing protein is translated as MPKKPGSHHVVPNADGGWDVKKDGATRSSGHFDKKQDAVDAGRKISQNQGTEFYIHGKDGKIQNKDSHGNDPCPPKG
- the cls gene encoding cardiolipin synthase, with protein sequence MSDPNGLTWAATLVSLAVAIPIAGHAVIYKRDPRSATLWVLLIALLPLGGSLLYGLFGINRYQRRARRLFPGADPAVRQDLSPTMPEPVSPPLAGLAYLVGRATGQSLTSGNRIEPLIDGEQAYPAMLAAIESARHSVALASYIFDGQGIGAQFVDALRRAHERGVQVRVLIDDVYARWRPRSAYRALQRAGVPAATFNPTLIPARLHGAHLRNHRKLLVIDGETGFTGGMNIFSPYWRPDAPEQACHDLHFRLRGPVVAHLIRCFTDDWCDTTGERLNEGFWGEPPATADEQGTSWARGIEAGPDEALDRMRWTFMGALSAAKHSVRIWTPYFVPDQPMIAALSTAALRGVRVEVLTPANGDHPTVQWAARAHYWQVLEHGVRIFERPGPFDHSKLMLIDGQWCCLGSANWDARSLRLNFEFNVEVYDTALSTRLSSLFDAARDAADEISAMALRARPLAIRLRDGVARLFTPIL
- a CDS encoding helix-turn-helix domain-containing protein — encoded protein: MTARQQAIFTLDELAAYLKVGKRTLYRLASHGEIPAFKVGGTWRFRQSEIDRWINDQIQAGRKKEVIRTDEQPKSVEHSVSSGRAVRRRRQTE
- the clpK gene encoding heat shock survival AAA family ATPase ClpK gives rise to the protein MARKQCQVCGQPATVRVEANLNGRHSTMLLCDDHYRQLVRQQKRTVSPLEALFGSRSGLFEDFLGSDFFRIGDDAPSMAADTDEVVDASFGEPAPAGTGTARRRGSGLASRISEQSEALLQEAARHAAEFGRAEVDTEHLLLALSDSDVVKTILGQFKIKVDDLKRQIESEAKRGEKPFEGEIGVSPRVKDALSRAFVASNELSHSYVGPEHFLIGLAEEGEGLAANLLRRYGLTPQALRQQVSKVVGKGAEDGRAETPTNTPELDKYSRDLTKMAREGKLDPVIGRAQEIETTIEVLARRKKNNPVLIGEPGVGKTAIVEGLAQRMVAGEVPETLRDKRLVELNINAMVAGAKYRGEFEERVQKVLKEVTEHQGELILFIDEVHAIVGAGQGGGEGGLDVANVFKPMMARGELNLIGATTLNEYQKYIEKDAALERRFQPVMVPEPTVAQTMMILRGLRDTFEAHHKVSITEDAIIAAAELSDRYITARFLPDKAIDLLDQAAARVKLSATARPVAVQELESELHQLRREQDYVASRKQYDKAAELGKRIEAKETELKKLVEEWERERASGSAEVKAEHVAQIVSRLTGIPVNELTVEEREKLLHLEQRLHERLVGQDEAVRAVADAVRLSRAGLREGSKPVATFLFLGPTGVGKTELAKALAESIYGDEGALLRIDMSEYGERHTVARLVGAPPGYVGYDEGGQLTEKVRRKPHSVLLLDEIEKAHPDVYNILLQVFDDGRLTDGKGRVVDFTNTIIIATSNLGSDIIQRRLKARGAAGEEYEKTKSEVMDVLRGHFRPEFLNRIDEIIVFHALGKEEIRHIVGLQLDRVARNAASQGVTLTFDQTLIDHFAEEGYKPEFGARELKRLIRSELETALAREMLGGGIGKGDHANARWDDKAERVVFERQEPPAKPVEPEKPDAANVAEAPPSDESKPARKKKPAGGES